The following proteins come from a genomic window of Lolium rigidum isolate FL_2022 chromosome 5, APGP_CSIRO_Lrig_0.1, whole genome shotgun sequence:
- the LOC124655707 gene encoding protein tesmin/TSO1-like CXC 2 translates to MDTPDRPRAAAAGFEDSPVFNFINNLSPIPIHKPQDSSHNVQLFKSLDLAPVSSIFASPHVNPSKEHKLLTRDDSVQPSQDSNSPNSVRTRLGSTIRMIKCKNIVPDNCSFTCHLNEGSIDSSADTSNSTSKLPQTIQFVGGHAECDKNLNDDGNEDLARDQGCTGLEDVLLDHTGPDQMDSSQPGGIVHENQLPEQHEDGFAAYDGDYLITHESTSHMLRLAPPFAAETQLVNETLNADNTFSGNSMSADEPSGTYMNNAGHDPHLYWDGPVEGSAPDYTPQLLPGACQSQLAPNDQMCNAVEEPSEYLPMDQDQSALSQHMRVMSRRCLFNEKAGVVNKAAKKTSGHHSANTTTPRCKTSSGDNNSKPMRTPPCALPGIGLHLNTLATIPKDKIVPHVAQPSINQASNFPCAVSSSPPTSEPNTEDSSQAVVVANADEPSQAGPKKKRHKFDDGDGAACKRCSCKKSKCLKLYCECFHAGVFCSEPCSCQGCLNKPENMEIVLSTREQIESRNPLAFAPKVIRTSEPGQELGEYTNKTPASARHKRGCNCKKSSCLKKYCECYQGGVGCSISCRCEGCKNAFGKREGVALLSVDEVKLGYEENSALVKEEKNENDNQLVISQAANPAPAENVLTTPSVMNIRPLASILPSSSKRPRSSTKLLGQSPRLCNSQAHPKADILLSPFENYSAEMVWGPGTSDSLKGGLSPQTSVKVVSPNKKRVSPPRIGTGLSPICKSGRKLILKSIPSFPSLCGDVNNADPKTTFPAP, encoded by the exons ATGGACACGCCAGAtaggccccgcgccgccgccgccggattcgAG GACTCTCCGGTCTTCAATTTTATCAATAATCTATCGCCTATACCAATCCATAAACCTCAAGACTCATCGCATAACGTGCAGCTATTCAAGTCGTTGGACTTGGCTCCTGTTTCTTCAATCTTTGCTTCACCGCATGTCAATCCATCAAAGGAACATAAACTTCTGACAAG GGATGATTCTGTTCAACCTTCTCAAGATTCGAATTCTCCTAATAGTGTCAGAACCCGATTAGGGAGTACGATTAGGATGATCaaatgcaaaaacattgttccagACAACTGCAGTTTCACTTGTCACCTAAATGAGGGATCTATTGATTCTTCTGCCGACACATCAAACTCTACAAGTAAATTGCCTCAAACCATCCAGTTTGTTGGTGGCCATGCAGAATGTGACAAGAATCTAAATGATGATGGTAATGAAGATCTTGCTAGGGATCAGGGGTGCACAGGACTAGAAGACGTCCTCCTTGATCACACTGGTCCAGATCAAATGGATTCATCACAGCCTGGAGGAATTGTTCATGAAAACCAGCTACCTGAACAACATGAGGATGGATTTGCGGCATATGACGGGGATTACTTGATTACACATGAATCAACTAGTCATATGCTGAGATTAGCCCCACCATTTGCGGCAGAGACACAGTTAGTGAATGAGACACTAAATGCTGACAATACATTCTCTGGTAATTCCATGTCGGCTGATGAGCCAAGTGGCACTTATATGAACAATGCTGGACATGATCCTCATCTTTACTGGGATGGACCAGTTGAAGGGTCCGCGCCAGATTATACCCCCCAATTGCTCCCTGGTGCTTGTCAAAGTCAGTTGGCGCCAAATGATCAAATGTGTAATGCTGTTGAAGAACCTAGTGAATATTTGCCAATGGACCAAGACCAAAGT GCCTTGTCACAGCATATGCGTGTTATGAGCAGGCGTTGCCTTTTCAACGAAAAGGCTGGAGTTGTCAATAAAGCTGCGAAGAAGACCTCAGGTCATCATTCTGCTAATACAACTACCCCCAGATGCAAAACtagttctggtgataacaactcaaAGCCTATGAGAACCCCTCCATGTGCATTGCCTGGTATTGGTTTGCATCTGAATACCCTTGCCACAATACCAAAAGACAAAATAGTCCCCCATGTTGCTCAGCCTTCTATAAATCAAGCCAGCAACTTTCCATGCGCTGTCAGTTCTTCTCCACCAACATCGGAACCAAATACTGAAGATTCCTCTCAGGCAGTCGTGGTTGCAAATGCTGATGAGCCTAGTCAGGCTGGTCCCAAGAAAAAAAG ACACAAATTTGATGATGGTGATGGGGCTGCATGCAAGCGCTGTAGTTGCAAGAAGTCAAAATGCTTGAAACT TTACTGCGAGTGTTTTCATGCTGGAGTATTTTGTTCAGAACCCTGTTCATGCCAAGGCTGTCTGAATAAGCCTGAGAACATGGAAATAGTTTTATCTACTCGAGAACAGATTGAATCTCGTAATCCACTAGCATTCGCACCCAAAGTAATTCGCACATCTGAGCCTGGTCAGGAATTAGGG GAGTACACTAACAAAACTCCTGCTTCGGCACGTCACAAAAGAGGATGCAACTGCAAGAAGTCATCGTGTCTGAAAAAATACTGTGAATGCTATCAG GGTGGCGTGGGATGCTCCATAAGTTGCAGATGCGAGGGATGTAAGAATGCTTTTGGAAAAAGAGAGG GAGTTGCACTGTTGAGTGTAGACGAAGTTAAGCTGGGATACGAGGAAAATAGTGCCCTTGTAAAGGAAGAAAAAAACGAAAATGATAATCAGCTAGTTATCAGCCAAGCGGCTAATCCTGCTCCTGCTGAGAATGTACTGACTACACCTTCAGTTATGAACATCAG ACCCTTGGCTTCCATTCTGCCTTCAAGCTCCAAGAGGCCACGATCTTCGACAAAGCTCCTTGGACAATCTCCTCGACTATGCAACTCTCAAGCTCACCCGAAGGCTGATATACTGCTCTCACCATTTGAAAACTATTCCGCAGAAATGGTTTGGGGACCTGGTACATCAGATAGCCTGAAAGGAGGTTTATCTCCTCAAACTTCTGTCAAGGTAGTGTCCCCAAATAAAAAGAGGGTATCTCCCCCGCGCATTGGTACTGGATTGTCTCCGATCTGCAAGAGCGGCAGGAAGTTGATCCTGAAATCTATTCCTTCGTTCCCTTCTCTCTGCGGTGATGTAAATAACGCGGACCCCAAGACCACCTTCCCAGCTCCTTGA
- the LOC124654561 gene encoding uncharacterized protein LOC124654561: MDPNQMMPRSFPMWPPTASDAMPPPPPPFLPPPNANLAPNRAWKRKNPNPNSAAYQPPAIGDLQVQNRAKARRWFKPNPNNRRPFFHKPKAKAPRNTSSFIIRAKRAGGIAPLVSPGPVTPAVLPTPVISPAHDERLLSDVLAQQQWGVDGYGSMKGLIRLRPATHAASSSDDSSGGSDVEEHVEVERRLDHDLSRFEMVYPQPGAVLEDHDEVYGRSQDDDVDVHVARLEEENLTLKERLFLVEREVGDMRRRLEAVEARFSDAALANAENAAVAVENGTERGDSNAAPGADDAVEQVPLQNGTERGDANAAAGAVNDAVEQALENDTEMSDAAAGADNTFEGSTEKGDASDNGVNKSLENGTAEPQMSGKEEESYIAGSEKNAEIGDAASAQGNGQEA, translated from the coding sequence ATGGATCCCAACCAGATGATGCCCCGGAGCTTCCCCATGTGGCCACCCACCGCCTCCGAcgccatgccgccgccgccgccgcccttcctCCCCCCACCCAACGCCAACCTCGCCCCCAACCGCGCCTGGAAGCGCAAGAACCCCAACCCCAACTCCGCCGCCTACCAGCCGCCCGCCATCGGCGACCTGCAGGTGCAGAACCGCGCCAAGGCCCGCCGCTGGTTCAAacccaaccccaacaaccgccgcCCCTTCTTCCACAAGCCCAAGGCCAAGGCGCCGCGGAACACGTCGTCCTTCATCATCCGCGCCAAGCGCGCGGGGGGCATCGCGCCGCTGGTCTCCCCGGGGCCCGTCACCCCCGCCGTGCTGCCCACGCCCGTCATCTCCCCGGCCCACGACGAGCGGCTGCTCTCCGACGTGCTCGCGCAGCAGCAGTGGGGCGTCGACGGCTACGGCTCCATGAAGGGCCTCATCCGGCTCCGCCCCGCCACccacgccgcctcctcctccgacgactccAGCGGGGGCAGCGACGTCGAGGAGCACGTCGAGGTCGAGAGGCGGCTCGACCACGACCTCAGCAGGTTCGAGATGGTCTACCCGCAGCCTGGCGCCGTGCTTGAGGACCACGACGAGGTGTATGGCCGGAGCCAGGATGATGACGTGGATGTGCATGTCGCCAGGCTGGAGGAGGAGAACCTCACGCTCAAGGAGAGGCTCTTTCTCGTGGAGCGGGAGGTGGGGGACATGAGGCGCCGTCTCGAGGCCGTCGAGGCGCGATTCTCTGACGCTGCTCTTGCTAATGCTGAGAATGCTGCTGTTGCTGTGGAGAATGGCACCGAGAGGGGTGATTCTAATGCTGCACCTGGTGCTGATGACGCAGTTGAGCAGGTGCCTCTGCAGAATGGCACCGAGAGGGGTGATGCAAATGCTGCAGCTGGTGCTGTCAACGACGCAGTTGAGCAGGCTCTGGAGAATGACACCGAGATGAGTGATGCGGCCGCTGGTGCTGACAACACATTTGAGGGTAGCACAGAGAAGGGTGATGCGTCTGATAATGGAGTCAACAAGTCTCTAGAGAATGGCACTGCAGAGCCGCAGATGAGCGGCAAGGAGGAGGAGAGCTACATTGCAGGTTCGGAGAAGAACGCTGAGATTGGTGATGCTGCAAGCGCCCAGGGCAATGGCCAAGAGGCCTGA